A genomic segment from Yimella sp. cx-51 encodes:
- a CDS encoding uracil-xanthine permease family protein: MIVNGLGWTLHGDGRSIGKGEVVAPDERLSWPRTAGIGAQHIVAMFGATFLVPLITDFPPSTTLFFSGLGTMLFLLLTAGRVPSYLGSSFAFIAPITAAKSEHGMSGALGGVLLAGVALFLVGLVVQLLGAHWLRTLMPPLVTGAIVALIGLNLAPAAKNNFVVSPVTGTVTLVVVALVTVLFRGLIGRLGILFGVLAGYLVAVLRNEVDFTKVRKEAWVGLPDFQAPSFHLSIAVLFVPVVLVLVAENIGHVKSVAQMTGRDLDDVSGRALMADGLATTLAGAGGGSGTTTYAENIGVMAATKVYSTAAYWVAAFGALLLSCVPKFGEAIATVPKGVLGGAGTILYGMIGLLGARIWIDNRVDFGNPINLTSAAIGLIVGIADYTWKIGDLTFSGIALGTLAVLISYHVMTGLNRITKAVPDPLIPSKSAVITPPSEADVLTKRGESLRAR; encoded by the coding sequence CTGATCGTGAATGGACTCGGCTGGACGCTGCACGGTGACGGACGCTCGATCGGCAAGGGCGAGGTGGTGGCCCCCGACGAGCGATTGAGCTGGCCACGCACCGCCGGCATCGGTGCTCAACACATCGTCGCGATGTTCGGCGCGACCTTCTTGGTGCCGCTGATCACCGATTTCCCGCCGTCCACGACGCTGTTCTTCTCCGGGCTCGGAACGATGTTGTTCCTGCTGCTGACCGCCGGACGCGTCCCGAGTTACCTCGGATCGTCATTCGCCTTCATCGCGCCGATCACTGCGGCGAAGTCGGAGCACGGCATGAGCGGCGCGCTCGGAGGCGTGCTCCTTGCCGGCGTGGCGCTGTTCCTGGTCGGGCTGGTCGTCCAACTGCTCGGGGCCCACTGGTTGCGCACCCTCATGCCGCCGCTGGTCACCGGCGCCATCGTGGCGTTGATCGGGCTGAACCTCGCGCCGGCTGCGAAGAACAACTTTGTCGTGTCGCCGGTCACCGGCACCGTCACGCTCGTGGTTGTCGCGTTGGTCACCGTGCTCTTCCGCGGACTGATCGGACGCCTGGGAATCCTGTTCGGTGTGCTGGCCGGCTACCTCGTGGCTGTGTTGCGCAACGAGGTCGACTTCACCAAAGTGCGCAAGGAAGCGTGGGTCGGATTGCCCGATTTCCAGGCACCCTCGTTCCACCTGTCGATCGCCGTCCTCTTCGTTCCCGTGGTGCTGGTGCTGGTGGCCGAGAACATCGGGCACGTGAAGTCGGTCGCCCAGATGACCGGACGCGATTTGGACGACGTGTCCGGACGCGCACTCATGGCTGACGGCCTGGCGACGACCTTGGCGGGTGCAGGCGGTGGGTCAGGCACCACGACGTACGCGGAGAACATCGGCGTGATGGCGGCGACCAAGGTCTACTCGACCGCTGCCTACTGGGTGGCAGCCTTCGGGGCGTTGCTGTTGAGCTGTGTCCCGAAGTTCGGTGAGGCGATCGCGACGGTCCCGAAGGGCGTCCTCGGCGGCGCCGGCACGATTCTCTACGGCATGATCGGCCTGCTCGGCGCCCGCATCTGGATCGACAACCGGGTCGACTTCGGCAACCCGATCAACCTCACCTCGGCTGCCATCGGTCTCATTGTCGGCATCGCCGACTACACCTGGAAGATCGGCGACCTGACCTTCTCCGGCATCGCGCTCGGCACCCTCGCGGTGCTCATCAGCTACCACGTGATGACCGGTCTGAACCGGATCACCAAGGCTGTACCCGACCCGCTCATCCCGTCCAAGTCGGCGGTCATCACCCCGCCCAGTGAAGCGGACGTCCTCACAAAACGCGGCGAATCACTTCGCGCCCGGTAG
- the atpD gene encoding F0F1 ATP synthase subunit beta codes for MSTVATEQGADQAQQPGGVGRISRVIGPVVDVEFSVDTMPEMYNLLTTTVELGGETKNVNLEVAQHIGDSMVRAISLQPTDGLVRGSSVQDTGGPISVPVGDVTLGKVFNATGDCMNLEEGETLEVNERWGIHRKAPAFDQLESKTQMFETGIKVIDLLTPYVQGGKIGLFGGAGVGKTVLIQEMIARVARDHGGVSVFAGVGERTREGNDLMVEMEEAGVLGQTSLVFGQMDEPPGTRLRVALSALTMAEYFRDVQQQDVLLFIDNIFRFTQAGSEVSTLLGRMPSAVGYQPTLADEMGLLQERITSTRGHSITSMQAIYVPADDYTDPAPATTFAHLDATTELSRDIASMGIYPAVDPLTSTSRILDPRYISQEHYDTAVRIKGILQRNKELQDIIAILGIDELSEEDKILVNRARRIQRFLSQNTYVAKQFTGIEGSTVPLADSIEAFTKIADGDYDHVPEQAFFMCGGLDDVEQKAKELEG; via the coding sequence ATGAGCACTGTTGCTACCGAGCAAGGGGCCGACCAGGCCCAGCAGCCCGGCGGTGTCGGTCGCATCTCGCGTGTGATCGGCCCGGTCGTCGACGTGGAGTTCAGCGTCGACACGATGCCGGAGATGTACAACCTGCTGACCACGACGGTCGAGCTGGGCGGCGAGACCAAGAACGTCAACCTTGAGGTCGCGCAGCACATCGGCGACAGCATGGTCCGTGCGATCTCCCTGCAGCCCACCGACGGTCTGGTGCGCGGTTCGTCCGTGCAGGACACCGGCGGTCCGATCAGCGTCCCCGTGGGCGACGTGACGCTCGGCAAGGTCTTCAACGCGACCGGTGACTGCATGAACCTCGAAGAGGGCGAAACCCTCGAGGTCAACGAGCGCTGGGGCATCCACCGCAAGGCACCGGCCTTCGACCAGCTGGAGTCCAAGACCCAGATGTTCGAGACCGGCATCAAGGTCATCGACCTGCTCACTCCGTACGTCCAGGGTGGAAAGATCGGTCTGTTCGGTGGTGCCGGTGTCGGCAAGACCGTGCTGATCCAGGAAATGATCGCCCGTGTGGCACGTGACCACGGTGGTGTGTCGGTGTTCGCCGGTGTCGGTGAGCGCACCCGTGAAGGCAACGACCTCATGGTCGAGATGGAAGAGGCCGGCGTTCTGGGTCAGACCTCGCTCGTCTTCGGCCAGATGGACGAGCCGCCGGGCACGCGTCTGCGCGTCGCCCTGTCGGCGCTGACGATGGCGGAGTACTTCCGTGACGTGCAGCAGCAGGACGTTCTGCTGTTCATCGACAACATCTTCCGGTTCACCCAGGCCGGTTCCGAGGTTTCGACCCTGCTGGGTCGTATGCCTTCGGCCGTGGGTTACCAGCCGACGCTGGCCGACGAGATGGGTCTGCTGCAGGAGCGCATCACCTCCACGCGTGGTCACTCGATCACCTCGATGCAGGCCATCTACGTGCCCGCCGACGACTACACCGACCCGGCTCCGGCCACGACGTTCGCTCACCTGGACGCCACGACCGAGCTCTCGCGTGACATCGCCTCGATGGGTATCTACCCGGCCGTGGACCCGCTGACCTCGACGTCGCGCATCCTCGACCCGCGGTACATCTCCCAGGAGCACTACGACACGGCGGTCCGGATCAAGGGAATCCTCCAGCGCAACAAGGAGCTGCAGGACATCATCGCGATCCTCGGTATCGACGAACTCTCCGAAGAGGACAAGATCCTCGTCAACCGCGCCCGTCGTATCCAGCGCTTCCTGTCGCAGAACACCTACGTCGCCAAGCAGTTCACCGGCATCGAGGGTTCGACCGTTCCGCTGGCCGACAGCATTGAAGCGTTCACCAAGATCGCCGACGGTGACTACGACCACGTTCCCGAGCAGGCGTTCTTCATGTGCGGTGGCCTCGACGACGTGGAGCAGAAGGCCAAGGAGCTGGAGGGCTGA
- a CDS encoding F0F1 ATP synthase subunit gamma — MGAQMRIYRQRIRSVQATKKITRAMELIAASRVVKARQAVERSTPYAVALTRAVSALATFSDVDHVLTTERDQPKRAAVLVLTGDRGLAGSYSVNAIKRSQELIEHLSAEGLEPVPFLVGRKAVSYYKFRRREFAQEWSGFTDSPTPEVAREIGQRLTEEFMKGSEGGGVDEVHVVYTRFVNMVTQEPTVTRLLPLEVVESDDAGNDGTNGANAGDELLPLYEFEPDAATVLDSLLPKYVESRIFNMLLQSAASELAARQRAMKSATDNAEELIKTYTRLANQARQAEITQEISEIVGGASALADAS; from the coding sequence ATGGGAGCGCAGATGCGGATCTACCGCCAGCGCATCCGGTCGGTCCAGGCCACCAAGAAGATCACGCGCGCGATGGAGCTCATCGCCGCGTCCCGGGTGGTCAAGGCCCGACAGGCAGTCGAGCGATCGACTCCGTACGCGGTGGCCCTCACCCGTGCGGTGTCGGCGCTGGCGACGTTCTCGGACGTCGACCACGTGCTGACCACCGAGCGCGACCAGCCGAAGCGCGCAGCAGTGCTGGTGCTCACCGGTGACCGCGGTCTGGCCGGTTCGTACTCCGTCAACGCCATCAAGCGCAGCCAGGAGCTCATCGAGCACCTGAGCGCCGAAGGCCTGGAGCCAGTGCCTTTCCTCGTGGGTCGTAAGGCGGTGAGCTACTACAAGTTCCGTCGGCGCGAGTTCGCGCAGGAGTGGAGTGGCTTCACCGACAGCCCGACCCCCGAGGTGGCCCGCGAGATCGGTCAGCGTCTCACCGAGGAGTTCATGAAGGGCTCCGAAGGCGGCGGTGTCGACGAGGTGCACGTGGTCTACACGCGCTTCGTCAACATGGTCACCCAGGAGCCGACCGTCACCCGGCTGTTGCCGCTGGAGGTTGTCGAGAGCGACGACGCCGGTAACGACGGCACGAATGGCGCCAACGCGGGCGACGAGCTCCTGCCGCTGTACGAGTTCGAGCCGGACGCCGCGACGGTGCTTGACAGCCTGCTGCCCAAGTACGTCGAGTCGCGCATCTTCAACATGTTGTTGCAGTCGGCTGCATCCGAGCTGGCGGCTCGCCAGCGCGCGATGAAGTCGGCCACCGACAACGCCGAAGAACTCATCAAGACGTACACCCGACTGGCCAACCAGGCACGTCAGGCCGAAATCACCCAAGAGATCAGCGAGATCGTTGGTGGCGCCAGCGCACTCGCCGACGCCAGCTGA
- the atpA gene encoding F0F1 ATP synthase subunit alpha, with the protein MTELSIRPEDIRAALDGYVQSYEPGTASRDEVGRVTDASDGIAHVEGLPSCMTNELLRFEDGTLGIALNLDVHEIGVVILGDFDGIEEGQEVKRTGEVLSVPVGDAYLGRVVDPLGQPIDGLGEIETSERRALELQAPTVVQRKSVHEPLMTGIKAIDSMTPIGRGQRQLIIGDRKTGKTTIATDTIINQKKYWETGDPTKQVRCIYVAVGQKNSTVAEVRATLEEAGAMEYTTIVNAPAGDPAGFKYLAPFTGSAIGQHWMYDGKHVLIIFDDLTKQADAYRAMSLLLRRPPGREAYPGDVFYLHSRLLERCAKLNDELGAGSMTGLPIIETKAGDVSAFIPTNVISITDGQIFLQSDLFNANQRPAVDVGVSVSRVGGAAMTKAMKSVTGSIKVDLAQFREMQAFAMFASDLDAASRRQLARGERLMAMFKQSQNSPYALEEQVASIWAGTTGQLDDVPTEDVSRFESDWMDYLRRNHEDLLSSIRESTKLDDDGKKTLESAMADFKKEFRSTPDHGGEGSERFDELTEDQINQQKIVKQKR; encoded by the coding sequence ATGACGGAGCTCTCCATCCGTCCGGAAGACATTCGGGCCGCACTGGACGGTTATGTCCAGTCGTACGAGCCGGGCACCGCGTCCCGCGACGAGGTCGGTCGCGTGACCGACGCCTCCGACGGCATTGCGCACGTCGAAGGCCTGCCGAGCTGCATGACCAACGAGCTGCTGCGCTTCGAGGACGGCACCCTCGGTATCGCACTGAACCTCGACGTCCACGAGATCGGCGTCGTCATCCTCGGTGACTTCGACGGCATCGAAGAAGGCCAGGAAGTCAAGCGCACCGGTGAGGTTCTCTCCGTGCCGGTCGGTGACGCCTACCTCGGCCGCGTGGTCGACCCGCTGGGTCAGCCGATCGACGGCCTCGGCGAGATCGAGACCAGCGAGCGTCGCGCCCTGGAACTGCAGGCTCCGACGGTCGTGCAGCGTAAGTCGGTGCACGAGCCGCTGATGACCGGTATCAAGGCCATCGACTCGATGACCCCGATCGGTCGCGGTCAGCGTCAGCTGATCATCGGTGACCGCAAGACCGGTAAGACGACGATCGCCACCGACACGATCATCAACCAGAAGAAGTACTGGGAGACCGGCGACCCGACCAAGCAGGTGCGCTGCATCTACGTCGCGGTCGGTCAGAAGAACTCCACCGTCGCCGAGGTCCGCGCGACGCTGGAGGAGGCGGGCGCGATGGAGTACACCACCATCGTCAACGCTCCGGCAGGAGACCCGGCCGGCTTCAAGTACCTCGCTCCGTTCACCGGCTCGGCCATCGGCCAGCACTGGATGTACGACGGCAAGCACGTCCTCATCATCTTCGACGACCTCACCAAGCAGGCCGACGCCTACCGCGCGATGTCGCTGCTGCTGCGCCGCCCCCCGGGCCGCGAGGCATACCCCGGTGACGTCTTCTACCTGCACAGTCGTCTCCTGGAGCGCTGCGCGAAGCTGAACGACGAGCTCGGAGCCGGTTCGATGACCGGTCTGCCGATCATCGAGACCAAGGCCGGTGACGTCTCGGCGTTCATCCCGACCAACGTCATCTCGATCACCGACGGTCAGATCTTCCTGCAGTCCGACCTGTTCAACGCCAACCAGCGTCCGGCCGTCGACGTGGGTGTGTCCGTCTCCCGTGTCGGTGGTGCCGCGATGACCAAGGCGATGAAGTCGGTCACCGGTTCGATCAAGGTCGACCTCGCGCAGTTCCGCGAAATGCAGGCCTTCGCGATGTTCGCCTCCGACCTCGACGCCGCGTCGCGTCGCCAGTTGGCTCGTGGTGAGCGTCTGATGGCGATGTTCAAGCAGTCGCAGAACTCCCCGTACGCCCTGGAGGAGCAGGTCGCTTCGATCTGGGCCGGTACGACCGGTCAGCTGGACGACGTTCCGACCGAGGACGTCTCCCGCTTCGAGTCCGACTGGATGGACTACCTGCGTCGTAACCACGAGGACCTCCTCTCCTCGATCCGTGAGAGCACCAAGCTCGACGACGACGGCAAGAAGACCCTCGAGTCGGCCATGGCCGACTTCAAGAAGGAGTTCCGCTCCACCCCCGACCACGGTGGTGAGGGTTCGGAGCGCTTCGATGAGTTGACCGAGGACCAGATCAACCAGCAGAAGATCGTCAAGCAGAAGCGCTGA
- a CDS encoding F0F1 ATP synthase subunit delta: MMNGASRSALAHVRAELGRRLTEGADAAVTSRELFAALDLLDSNASLRRALTDPTHDASSRAGLVDKLFGGKVSEPVQALLRELFAQRWTKDRDASDAVEEAAVSAAFAAGDRRGRLDAVEEQLFRFERTVAGDAELRDVFMDRQRSGADKSGLVKTLLEGKAEPETVFLAERAAEHPRGRRYEKVLDEYLRVAASVRQQLTALVTVATPLAPEQRERLTRALNDLYGRQVMTNVVVDPSVVGGVRVQVGDEVIDGTILSRLEGVRRDIAG, translated from the coding sequence ATGATGAACGGAGCCTCCCGGAGCGCACTTGCCCATGTCCGGGCCGAGTTGGGTCGCCGGTTGACCGAAGGTGCAGACGCGGCGGTCACGTCGCGCGAGCTCTTCGCAGCCCTCGACCTGCTCGACTCCAACGCCTCGCTGCGGCGAGCGTTGACGGACCCGACCCACGACGCCTCCAGCCGCGCCGGCCTGGTCGACAAGCTGTTCGGCGGCAAGGTCAGCGAGCCGGTGCAGGCTCTGTTGCGCGAACTCTTCGCGCAGCGGTGGACCAAGGACCGCGACGCCTCGGACGCGGTGGAGGAGGCAGCCGTCTCGGCCGCTTTCGCCGCAGGCGATCGTCGTGGGCGCTTGGACGCCGTTGAGGAGCAGTTGTTCCGCTTCGAGCGCACCGTCGCCGGCGATGCCGAGTTGCGGGACGTCTTCATGGACCGTCAGCGGTCCGGCGCCGACAAGTCCGGCCTGGTCAAGACCCTCCTTGAGGGCAAGGCCGAGCCGGAGACGGTGTTCCTCGCCGAGCGCGCCGCGGAGCACCCGCGGGGCCGCCGCTACGAGAAGGTGCTCGACGAGTACCTGCGCGTGGCAGCGTCCGTGCGCCAGCAACTCACCGCTCTGGTGACGGTGGCGACACCGCTCGCCCCGGAGCAGCGGGAGCGCCTGACCCGCGCACTGAACGACCTCTACGGACGCCAGGTCATGACGAATGTCGTCGTCGACCCGTCGGTCGTCGGTGGCGTTCGCGTCCAGGTCGGTGACGAAGTCATCGACGGCACCATCCTCAGTCGACTCGAAGGCGTCCGCCGCGACATCGCGGGCTGA
- a CDS encoding F0F1 ATP synthase subunit B, with product MSSGAAKAAVLLTEGSTDPEGKPDALPILPHIPELVFGLIVFGLFYFIVKKKVVPMLEKAHTERVAAIEGGMEEAQAAQKQAEAAKAEYEAQLNTARDEAAQIREDARAQGAKIVADMREQANAEAARIVDSAKKQTEADRQAAAVSLRGDVGTLSVDLASKVVGESLHDEARQKGIVDRFLAELESGSLKPTKVGSEAGN from the coding sequence ATTTCCAGCGGAGCGGCCAAGGCTGCAGTGCTGCTGACCGAGGGATCGACCGATCCCGAGGGCAAGCCGGACGCGCTGCCGATCCTGCCGCACATCCCCGAGCTGGTCTTCGGCCTCATCGTGTTCGGCCTCTTCTACTTCATCGTGAAGAAGAAGGTTGTGCCGATGCTGGAGAAGGCCCACACCGAGCGTGTGGCTGCCATCGAAGGTGGCATGGAGGAGGCGCAGGCTGCTCAGAAGCAGGCTGAGGCCGCCAAGGCCGAGTACGAAGCACAGCTGAACACCGCTCGTGACGAAGCGGCCCAGATCCGTGAGGACGCCCGAGCACAGGGCGCCAAGATCGTGGCCGACATGCGTGAGCAGGCGAACGCCGAAGCGGCCCGGATCGTCGATTCGGCCAAGAAGCAGACCGAGGCAGACCGCCAGGCGGCCGCCGTCTCGCTGCGCGGCGACGTCGGCACCCTCTCGGTCGACCTTGCCAGCAAGGTCGTCGGTGAGTCGTTGCACGACGAAGCACGCCAGAAGGGCATCGTCGATCGGTTCCTGGCCGAGCTGGAATCCGGCTCGCTCAAGCCGACGAAGGTCGGTTCCGAGGCAGGCAACTGA
- a CDS encoding ATP synthase F0 subunit C: protein MTGNISTIGYGLAAIGPAIAIGLIFAAYISGVARNPESGNLLRPIAILGFALAEALAIFGLVLFFI, encoded by the coding sequence ATGACTGGAAACATCAGCACCATCGGTTACGGCCTGGCCGCGATCGGCCCCGCCATCGCCATCGGTCTGATCTTCGCCGCCTACATCTCCGGCGTTGCCCGCAACCCCGAGAGCGGCAACCTGCTGCGCCCGATCGCCATCCTCGGCTTCGCGCTCGCTGAGGCCCTTGCCATCTTCGGTCTGGTCCTCTTCTTCATCTGA